The Lathyrus oleraceus cultivar Zhongwan6 chromosome 5, CAAS_Psat_ZW6_1.0, whole genome shotgun sequence genome includes the window ATATTCGTATTCCCGAGTTTGTTCTGGTTTGACAGAACTCTTATCTCAGTTTTACGCAGAGATATAGCTATTGATGTTTGATTTAGTTTTTGAAGCAGCataatggtttgtttgtttgtttgtttttttcATGGTTTTAGGGTGAACAAGCAGGGCCGAGCTGCAGGAGTGTTGGAGAACTTTTCTGAGGGAGAGAAGTATACCGAACATTTGTTGAGGAAGTTTTCACGCAACAGGTCACCAGAGATTATGCCTGGCATCAACGGCTTCTTCACTGATCCAAGTCGCAATTAAGTTGCTTTGGATTAATAACATGGTTGAATTCTTATGTGACATATGTTGTGTCAAAAACTCAGTATTATTGTCGTGCATTTAGAAAACAAAATTGTGTTTGATCTCTCTGCCTGAACCCCATGTAT containing:
- the LOC127083577 gene encoding uncharacterized protein LOC127083577: MANRWVRPEVYPLFFAVGAAIGICGFSMARHMCINPEVRVNKQGRAAGVLENFSEGEKYTEHLLRKFSRNRSPEIMPGINGFFTDPSRN